One segment of Streptomyces sp. NA02950 DNA contains the following:
- a CDS encoding M20/M25/M40 family metallo-hydrolase encodes MSHTPDTDNAVRAFVDGHGPAFLDELSEWLRIPSVSADPARADDVRRSAQWLAAHLTATGFPVAEIWETPGAPAVFAEWPSGDPTAPTVLVYGHHDVQPAAREDGWRTDPFDPVVSGGRLHARGAADDKGQVLFHTLGVRAHLAATGRGAPAVNLKLLIEGEEESGSPHFPELIRDRADRLVCDTVIVSDTGMWSEDTPTVCTGMRGLTDCQIDLYGPDQDIHSGSFGGAVPNPATEAARLAAALHDADRRVAVPGFYDGVVELTDRERDLFAELPFDEAAWLRTAHSHGALGEAGYSTLERIWARPTAEVNGIAGGYQGPGGKTIVPSTAQLKLSFRLVAGQDGEKIQAAVRDWVAGRLPAGIRHEITFWGATRPCLTPLDHPALQSVVRAMGRAFGQKVRFTREGGSGPAADLQDALGAPVLFLGISVPSDGWHAPNEKVELDLLMKGAETAAYLWGDLAENGRA; translated from the coding sequence ATGAGCCACACTCCGGACACGGACAACGCGGTCCGCGCCTTTGTGGACGGTCATGGCCCAGCCTTCCTCGACGAGCTCTCCGAGTGGCTGCGCATACCGTCCGTCTCGGCCGATCCCGCACGCGCGGACGACGTCCGCCGCAGCGCCCAGTGGCTCGCGGCGCACCTGACCGCGACGGGCTTCCCGGTGGCCGAGATCTGGGAGACCCCCGGTGCCCCCGCCGTGTTCGCCGAGTGGCCGTCCGGCGATCCGACCGCGCCCACGGTGCTCGTCTACGGGCACCACGATGTGCAGCCCGCGGCCCGCGAGGACGGCTGGCGCACCGACCCCTTCGACCCCGTCGTCTCCGGCGGCAGGCTCCACGCCCGGGGCGCCGCCGACGACAAGGGGCAGGTCCTCTTCCACACCCTGGGGGTCCGCGCCCATCTGGCGGCGACCGGCCGCGGCGCACCCGCCGTCAACCTCAAGCTGCTGATCGAGGGCGAGGAGGAGTCCGGCTCCCCGCACTTCCCCGAGCTGATCCGGGACCGCGCCGACCGGCTCGTCTGCGACACCGTGATCGTTTCCGACACCGGGATGTGGTCCGAGGACACCCCGACCGTCTGCACCGGTATGCGGGGGCTCACCGACTGCCAGATCGATCTCTACGGCCCCGATCAGGACATCCACTCCGGGTCCTTCGGCGGCGCGGTGCCCAACCCGGCCACCGAGGCCGCCCGGCTGGCCGCCGCCCTGCACGACGCCGACCGTCGGGTGGCCGTCCCCGGCTTCTACGACGGTGTCGTGGAGCTGACCGACCGCGAGCGCGATCTCTTCGCCGAGCTGCCCTTCGACGAGGCCGCCTGGCTGCGCACGGCGCATTCGCACGGCGCGCTGGGCGAGGCCGGGTACTCCACCCTGGAGCGGATCTGGGCCCGCCCGACCGCTGAGGTCAACGGGATCGCCGGGGGCTACCAGGGGCCCGGCGGCAAGACGATCGTGCCGTCCACCGCGCAGCTGAAACTGTCGTTCCGGCTGGTCGCCGGACAGGACGGGGAGAAGATCCAGGCGGCCGTGCGGGACTGGGTCGCGGGCCGGCTCCCGGCCGGGATCCGCCATGAGATCACCTTCTGGGGAGCGACCCGCCCCTGTCTGACCCCGCTGGACCACCCCGCCCTCCAGTCGGTCGTCCGGGCCATGGGGCGGGCCTTCGGCCAGAAGGTCCGCTTCACCCGCGAGGGCGGCTCCGGCCCCGCCGCCGACCTCCAGGACGCCCTGGGGGCACCGGTGCTCTTCCTGGGCATCTCGGTGCCGTCCGACGGCTGGCACGCGCCGAATGAGAAGGTCGAGCTGGACCTGCTGATGAAGGGCGCCGAAACCGCCGCGTACCTCTGGGGCGATCTCGCCGAGAATGGACGGGCGTAA